Below is a window of Camelina sativa cultivar DH55 chromosome 11, Cs, whole genome shotgun sequence DNA.
CATGccttttaatttctatattaaagACAAAGTATAAAACGCTTcgagtttttctctctttcgatAAGGAATAGGAAAttgagttatatttttttgacatgcGTTTGAGTTATTTTATATTGGAAAGAGAAGTGAGGGTAGTTTCGTCTTTTTGGTTTAGGGGTGTTGTGTTGGTTGGGTTAGAGACTTGGTCTCTTATGCCTGTGGTGCAGGTCAACGGTTGTGACTCACTAAAGGAGATGTTAGCACTTTCTTTTAACCTATTCCTCCAAGTCATATCACCCTTATCActgatttgaatatatattcttaataaatatatattaataatggatttttatgtcattgtataaaattaaatgtatcTCATTAAAAACCTATATAGGTggctttttaaaaactaaacagcTTATGATATGTAGCCTAATAgcaattttctaaaatactcaaaaaaagTTAATCTACGAAAATTGAAAAAGTAGATTGGAAATTTAGATAATAGGGAATAACATTTTCTATGCCAAAAAAATTtagcaaaaaataaagaaagaaaaaatatagaatattaaaaactatatataaaatcttaacaagTGTAACAAAATGAATGGTAAAGTCGCAGAGATGACAAGGTGACATGTAATGAATTTTTAAGATTCGAGTAATTTTAAGAATATCTCTGAACTCCTCTTTTAGTACTAGTTaagatattgaaaatatttatttgtttattttagatattttagatattttatagtTGACCaatcaatttaattaatacCTCTACACCAAatctataattttaattaaagtaCCACAAATATGAAATAAGATACTTAATACTTTCAGagtatataatgttttttaaaaagattatattagaaaaaaaatagtatatcgTATTAAAAAGTACTACTTTTAACGAAGGAAAATGGAGATTGTGGTTAAAAGAAACGTAGCCTTCGAGAGTAACTAGCCAGCCGCCATTTAAAGACACGTAAGTTACTATAGTTCCACAAAAGCCAACGCTCCAACTACCTTTTATTACTTAACTAGTTAACCTTAGATATTATGTACGATTTCTTATAATTCTCAATTACAAAATACTCTAATTCGTTATAAAAATGGTTCATCagtattaacatttttattttattttgtttttttgtcaacgtgTTGTCGATCGATTCAATTAGTCGTATgttttggataaaaaaaaattcgtacCAGTTGTCATCATATCGGTTGTCCTGTCGTGAATATACCATACCATAACCTGATGAACCagtcataagtcataacatTTGATGAAAGTCGATGATTTGATATAACGGATTAAATTGTTCAActagcttttttattttagtacatTAGATCTAAATTTTATTATGAATCATTGAAGATAGGTACTGAGCAAACCAAGTAAACTACAATACGTTTTGATAAGTTTGAAGACAGATGCATCCCTCCTCTCCCATAGCATCTAACTGAATTTTCCATACAGAGATAAATGCGTAGCAAAGTCTTTTATTCCTAATACTGATCCTATTTCAGCAATAACGTAAGAAGTACGTTTAAAAAccttacaaaaacaaaagtgaaaaagaaacatCTACCcaagtttatactttatacataGCAGATGGTGGGTACTGACACATGTAACCAAATAACCCGATGAAATGCATTTTAAAGGATATGATCATTTTAAATCTAGCATTCCAAAACTGTACGTGTGAAAGCACAtcactatattttaaaattaaaactaaaattttatcttTGAATGCTTTTCCTTTTTAAATTTGATGTACATCGTGTTGATGTTCACTTTGATTAGGGAATATGATGTTAGTTAAGGTAATATATATGGCTGAGACTAGAGAAATTTGACGACGAAAAATATTGGGAATCTTTATCGTTAATGGCGTGCGGAAGATGAGTAAACACGAAATGAGGATCAACGGTTAGAATGAATTTGACAAAGTCAGATCGGTCCACATTCTATAAAAGCGTCCCAATTCTATAGGTTTATATAATTTCCACAACGGCCGAAAGTCTTACCTGTTATTATAAGCATCCATTAAGTGTTTCATATGCACATATTTGCGCACGAAAGGTTTATAAAACTATCAATTATCGAATATATGACTTATTAGAAAATTAAGTTAATAATGTCCAACCATCGCAATGATTCCATCATATTGGCTTTCATTACTATACAAATTGGTGTTTTGTTTAGCAGGGGAAAATTTTGAATGATAACAATACAATTTATACAATCATACAagtcaataatttattttggttatctgCCAATTTCGGGGAAAAGTCCATGCGTCTATGTGGGCTGGAGACTAAATTTGTTTCCTCCCAAAGAAAAACTCGAATACTAGCGTCCGAAGTTTTCCTTATTCAGGTCTCCGAAGTCAATCAACAACCAAGTGAGCTACCTACTcttaataagagagagagagagagagtcaattTCTTGGTTAACATGAAAAACAAGAGTTAGATATCATATAGGATAATTAATACTATGATTAATATAGTTTTACACATGTTTCTTGTCTTTTGCGTCATTGTAACTTATATCttagtgttttctttttaaaacataactttGGTGCTTATAGGTTAAGTGGATGCTGGATAGTGGAGACTCACTTAAAAACATGTCTTGCATGACCAAAACAGATGGGCCttgttggcaaaaaaaatcagatggGCCTTATTGGCAAAAAAACAGATGGGCCTTCTGGCCAAGTCGTCTGTTGGTGTGTCAAGATGATTGTGGCCCAAACGCAAAGTTTATAACAATATTTAAGGAAATTAAACTATTCAAAATTCTGATATCTTAATTCACAGCTATGCCAGCTAATACTTGATTTTCTATCACTGTTTTTGCAAATTTCTATCTTTGCTATTCGAGCTTTCTATGTTTGCTAGTACTAtactgttttagaaatcgctaggcgatAGTCGAGCGGTTGgggtgggcctagcgcctagcgagaaaatAGGAGATTAAACGgaattaatcggggactagtttttggggtattttattaaattaatagtaaattaaaaatacatagtactaaatatatgtataattatgtttgtgtgataagaaaaatatcaaataaaatataaagttatagtattgtctttaaaattacggtaaaaacataaaaacgtaatattacgaaaaaaaattatgattttagttaaaagtttgtacattagttattgtaaaacatcgtaaactcttaatttaaatgtctaaataacaaaaatatttatatttgatttatatttggctcaaaaaataatcggtatatataaaattatgcgGGAATTAATCAGAATAGACGGtataatcggataatcgatgctaggcagagattagtcattaatcgaggcggagagGATGAGCCTAGTGATTTTATGGGGCGTAATCGGTGCTAAgcggggatttttaaaacaagggTACTACTATATACCCAAATTGATTTTTCTAAGTGATCCATCCATACAGCTAATTTCCAactaatcactttttttttttttctgacattAACTAATAGTAGCTAGTttagttacaaacttacaactTCCAAGTTACAACTCCACTAACGGACTGACCACAAGTCCAAGACCCACATCATGTCAGATCATCagcacaaaaacaaattagatgTAGTTGACCCACATAATCTCTATATTGAGAGTATTTGAGCCCATGTATACAAAGTACAATCCTTCTTTTAGCccgtttgtttttgttgtattatgATGAACGCATTGGTGTTACAACTAGCCACATATATGTCGTCCTACTACCACACGATCAAAAGTGACGATAAGATTTATGCTTTCTTCGATCAAATTGATGATTCAagcaaaccaaaccaaaaaaaagaacatcatAAACAATAAACAAGTGATTAATAATAGTGAGTGAGAGACATGGCTTCAACGAAAATAAACGcattaacaacaacaatctACAAATCCCCAAGAATATACATTAACCACAAAtctcaaaaccaaatcaaacttGTGATTTCAAATTCactaaacccaaaacccaacACAACACAGCTCCCCAATAATCTCTACAGTGTCAGCTTCAAAACCGTTGGAACAGGTAAGCTTGGCATCTCCAGATATCCTGATTTCGAATACTCTCCTCATGGCGGCTCCGGTACCGGAACCGCTCAAAAGATCGACGAAAACAGAGCATCTAACTCTGGATTGTTGTCTGTTTGTTTCAATGTGGCTACTCTCTATATCCCTCCTCTCACTAGCCAAACCACGAAATTTCTCGGCTTTCCATTGCCTCCGTTTCTAAAAATCGATATATCACCGGAGGTTTTCCAAGGAAGTATCGAACCTGAATCCGGAAAGGTAACAAATTTcataaaatcctctgtttttataaatcctctgtttttttttttgttctttttgacaTGGGTTTGATATGAAAGGTGGAACTGGAGTTCACGGCGAAGTTCTCTTTCACGGCGGGAGGAGGAATATACAGAGCACCGGCGTTGGTGGTGAAAACGGTATTGACGACGGAGGAGTCGAGAGGAGAGAGGAAGAGTGGGAGAGGGGAGAGAATGGATAAAGAAGGGAAGTGTAGACTCGTCGGCGTGGCTAAAGTTGAGACCGTCGACGATTGGTTTATGAACACGTTCCTATCTCTTCCGGAGGAGTGTCTCGCCGATCTACAAGCTGTTATTTCAGTCTCTGattcttgatcttgatcttgatgatACGCTAtcatttgttttgagttttgaagtaaaaaagttgtttttgttaCAAACTTGTGTATTAgtatgtttttattgttttttcataGTCTTAGATGATTGTGGAAGAATTGAATACATTAAAATTGTAATGGTTGCGTGACACCCCTAGgaatagaaaagaaaaggagaaatgaTGGGCCTG
It encodes the following:
- the LOC104726821 gene encoding uncharacterized protein LOC104726821, translated to MASTKINALTTTIYKSPRIYINHKSQNQIKLVISNSLNPKPNTTQLPNNLYSVSFKTVGTGKLGISRYPDFEYSPHGGSGTGTAQKIDENRASNSGLLSVCFNVATLYIPPLTSQTTKFLGFPLPPFLKIDISPEVFQGSIEPESGKVELEFTAKFSFTAGGGIYRAPALVVKTVLTTEESRGERKSGRGERMDKEGKCRLVGVAKVETVDDWFMNTFLSLPEECLADLQAVISVSDS